One window of the Lepeophtheirus salmonis chromosome 7, UVic_Lsal_1.4, whole genome shotgun sequence genome contains the following:
- the Syx16 gene encoding syntaxin-16 → MGKDIKLPPSKCYYKDFVVMRNNAIQRKRFQSEQVYGSTEEDAEKRLLNEENEDCDESSIPSYVGQSEALNYQMTRVEGKVSKLDALHKRHLARPTLDDNDLEAEEIDKSTKDILSLFSSCHSQIKVIQRTAQSKRGMEKFLVENLVQSLGNRLQESTEQFRSSQNDYLKKINSREEKSNKYFIDFGDDDIDDPLTVEFDKTCTRESLLTVEHDVKFIKKREAEMKHITESIIELNSLFIDLAQIVSEQGTMIDRIDYNVENSQIKVEDGLKVLQKAAKYQKQSRKMKCILVLSVMVFSLFFILILKVLLE, encoded by the exons ATGGGCAAGGACATCAAATTACCTCCAAGCAAATGCTACTACAAGGATTTTGTAGTGATGCGCAACAATGCCATCCAGCGAAAGAGATTTCAAAGCGAACAg GTCTACGGATCCACGGAAGAGGATGCGGAGAAGCGATTGTTGAATGAAGAGAATGAGGACTGTGATGAATCTTCAATCCCAAGTTATGTTGGACAATCAGAGGCCTTAAATTATCAAATGACTCGCGTGGAAGGTAAAGTTAGTAAATTGGATGCCTTACATAAACGCCATCTTGCCAGACCCACATTAGATGACAATGACTTGGAAGCAGAGGAAATTGACAAGTCCACTAAAGATATCCTCTCACTTTTCTCGTCATGTCATAGTCAGATTAAAGTCATTCAGAGAACTGCTCAAAGTAAAAGAGGAATGGAAAAGTTCCTCGTTGAGAATCTAGTCCAATCTTTAGGAAACCGCCTTCAAGAATCAACTGAACAGTTCCGCTCCTCACAAAAtgactatttaaaaa aaataaattcaagagaagaaaaatcaaataagtattttattgattttggtGATGATGACATTGACGATCCTCTCACGGTTGAATTTGACAAGACCTGTACAAGAGAATCCTTACTTACCGTTGAACACGATGTTAAATTCATCAAAAAGAGAGAGGCTGAAATGAAGCATATAACAGAGTCGATTATTGAGCTGAATAGTTTATTCATTGACCTAGCTCAAATTGTTTCTGAGCAA GGAACTATGATTGATAGAATTGATTACAACGTGgaaaatagtcaaataaaaGTTGAGGATGGCTTAAAAGTGTTGCAGAAAGCAGCCAAGTATCAGAAACAgagtagaaaaatgaaatgtattcTGGTATTATCTGTGATggttttctctctcttttttatacttattcttAAAGTTTTATTGGAATGa
- the LOC121121886 gene encoding anamorsin, with product MEIETFDIKSGEKVLLLWKTMPDEESTFDNFIKRIHEIVFPGRGLVYSTNVDAFVQVLDKFPWKFDVVLSGVIRPFTINHDLELLSKVVEVSKPAGRFYFTQFHNPSFSSAVKLCGIHEKRVSPLGTESLTIEAIKEINDTYGTDPSQVNFHSCLLPSCEVIL from the exons ATGGAGATTGAAACGTTTGATATAAAGAGTGGTGAAAAAGTGCTGTTGTTATGGAAAACAATGCCTGATGAGGAATCcacttttgacaattttattaaacGTATCCACGAAATAGTCTTTCCGGGGCGAGGTCTAGTGTATTCCACTAATGTAGACGCCTTTGTACAAG TTCTTGATAAATTCCCTTGGAAATTTGACGTGGTTCTCTCTGGAGTCATTCGACCTTTTACAATCAATCATGATCTTGAGTTACTATCCAAGGTTGTTGAAGTCTCTAAGCCTGCTGGTCGTTTCTACTTCACACAATTCCACAATCCAAGCTTTTCATCTGCAGTTAAACTGTGTGGCATTCACGAAAAACGTGTATCTCCTTTAGGAACCGAAAGTCTTACGATTGAAGCTATCAAGGAGATAAATGATACATATGGAACTGATCCATCCCAAGTGAATTTTCATTCATGCCTGTTACCATCTTGTGAGGTCATTTTATAG
- the LOC121121885 gene encoding peflin isoform X1, with protein MYGQQQRGGYPGNASQSGYGGYPGNQQQQPPRSGGYPGAQPQQYQAQQSYRPQAYSAPPQQNASQGIESWFRAVDTDNSGQIDAAELKKALVNGNWTNFSEEACTIMISLYDKNSTGTIDVNEFQALYSCINEWKATFESIDSDKSGAIEQNELIQAFQQMGYRFTPTFIQNLLAKYDPQNRRLTLDNFIVSSIQIKRLTDSFRVRDKEMKGHAALGYEDFIGLALGTHH; from the exons ATGTATGGTCAACAGCAAAGAGGCGGATATCCTGGAAATGCTTCGCAATCG GGCTATGGAGGATATCCCGGtaatcaacaacaacaaccaccTAGAAGTGGAGGCTATCCTGGTGCACAGCCCCAACAATACCAGGCTCAACAAAGTTATAGACCCCAAGCATATTCAGCACCTCCTCAACAAAATGCCTCTCAAGGCATTGAATCCTGGTTCAGAGCTGTAGACACAGACAATTCTGGTCAAATTGATGCTGCAGAACTGAAAAAGGCACTAGTTAATGGAAATTGGACGAACTTCAGCGAAGAAGCCTGCACCATCatgataa GTCTTTATGATAAAAACTCAACGGGTACGATTGATGTAAATGAGTTCCAGGCTCTCTACAGTTGTATTAATGAGTGGAAAGCTACATTTGAGTCTATTGACTCCGACAAATCCGGAGCAATAGAACAAAATGAGCTTATACAAG CTTTTCAACAAATGGGCTATCGGTTTACTCcgacatttattcaaaatcttcttgcaaAGTATGATCCTCAGAATCGACGATTGACGTTAGACAATTTCATTGTCTCTTCTATTCAAATCAAAAGACTAACAG ACTCCTTCCGAGTACGAGATAAAGAGATGAAGGGGCATGCAGCTCTGGGATACGAAGATTTCATCGGTTTGGCCCTTGGGACACACCATTAG
- the LOC121121885 gene encoding peflin isoform X2: MYGQQQRGGYPGNASQSGYGGYPGNQQQQPPRSGGYPGAQPQQYQAQQSYRPQAYSAPPQQNASQGIESWFRAVDTDNSGQIDAAELKKALVNGNWTNFSEEACTIMISMFDRTGSGTISINEFGNLFNYINQWKAIFEGIDRDRSGFIEQHELMSAFQQMGYRFTPTFIQNLLAKYDPQNRRLTLDNFIVSSIQIKRLTDSFRVRDKEMKGHAALGYEDFIGLALGTHH; the protein is encoded by the exons ATGTATGGTCAACAGCAAAGAGGCGGATATCCTGGAAATGCTTCGCAATCG GGCTATGGAGGATATCCCGGtaatcaacaacaacaaccaccTAGAAGTGGAGGCTATCCTGGTGCACAGCCCCAACAATACCAGGCTCAACAAAGTTATAGACCCCAAGCATATTCAGCACCTCCTCAACAAAATGCCTCTCAAGGCATTGAATCCTGGTTCAGAGCTGTAGACACAGACAATTCTGGTCAAATTGATGCTGCAGAACTGAAAAAGGCACTAGTTAATGGAAATTGGACGAACTTCAGCGAAGAAGCCTGCACCATCatgataa gtATGTTCGATCGAACGGGATCGGGAACTATTAGTATTAATGAATTTGGGAATTTGTTCAATTACATAAACCAATGGAAAGCCATTTTTGAAGGAATAGATCGCGATAGAAGCGGATTTATTGAACAACATGAATTAATGTCAG CTTTTCAACAAATGGGCTATCGGTTTACTCcgacatttattcaaaatcttcttgcaaAGTATGATCCTCAGAATCGACGATTGACGTTAGACAATTTCATTGTCTCTTCTATTCAAATCAAAAGACTAACAG ACTCCTTCCGAGTACGAGATAAAGAGATGAAGGGGCATGCAGCTCTGGGATACGAAGATTTCATCGGTTTGGCCCTTGGGACACACCATTAG
- the LOC121121883 gene encoding putative enoyl-CoA hydratase codes for MPTNRFAAQLLRNVLRINGSRTCCSTCSPLSTTVTKLKVPVSSSLAITRFYSDDSSNDVHLSKEASPSPEVPEPLVKIEKDTQYHIMSIGINRPNKRNCVNYETSEALLQAFLDFEADNEMNVAILYGEGGNFCAGYDLEELSDLDEGNFADKIAHIAMGKGPMGPTRLERTKPSIAAINGYAVAGGMELALSCDIRIMEESSQTGLLNRRFGVPLIDGGSIRLPELIGLSRAMDLIITGRLLSAKEAFEFGIANLLVKDGTAYGRAYHLAQEISKHPQECLKADKKSAYFSTFSSTSLEDSFHYENENAIPILQKESIEGAKKFVKGLGKHGKFNVFPTVEPEEWQKEFARLKEEKIEKE; via the exons ATGCCAACAAATCGATTTGCCGCTCAACTATTACGAAATGTACTGCGAATTAATGGCTCCAGGACTTGCTGTAGTACTTGTAGCCCTCTTTCAACGACAGTCACAAAACTAAAAGTGCCAGTTTCATCATCTCTAGCAATTACGAGATTCTACTCTGACGACTCTTCCAATGATGTTCATTTATCGAAGGAAGCTTCACCAAGTCCAGAAG TACCTGAGCCTTTGGTAAAGATTGAAAAAGACACTCAGTATCACATTATGTCCATTGGAATCAATCGACCCAATAAACGAAACTGCGTCAATTATGAGACTTCTGAAGCTCTACTCCAAGCCTTTTTAGATTTTGAAGCAGACAATGAGATGAATGTTGCTATTCTGTATGGTGAAGGGGGTAATTTTTGTGCTGGGTATGATCTTGAAGAATTGTCAGATCTTGACGAAGGAAATTTCGCGGATAAAATTGCACATATTGCAATGGGAAAAGGTCCAATGGG CCCAACTAGATTGGAGCGGACCAAACCATCTATTGCGGCAATTAATGGTTATGCTGTCGCAGGTGGAATGGAACTAGCTCTCTCATGTGATATTAGAATAATGGAGGAGTCTTCTCAGACAGGATTACTCAATCGTCGATTCGGTGTGCCCTTGATTGATGGAGGCTCCATTAGATTACCGGAATTGATTGGACTGTCTAGAGCTATGGATTTGATTATTACAGGAAGACTATTGTCTGCAAAAGAGGCTTTTGAATTCGGTATTGCCAACTTATTAGTCAAAGATGGGACTG CATATGGACGTGCATACCACTTGGCGCAAGAAATTAGTAAGCACCCACAGGAATGTCTGAAAGCAGATAAAAAATCTGCATATTTCTCGACGTTTTCATCGACAAGCCTGGAAGACTCATTTCACTACGAAAATGAAAATGCTATTCCAATACTTCAGAAAGAATCCATAGAAGGagcaaaaaaatttgttaaaggCTTAGGGAAACACGGAAAGTTTAATGTGTTCCCTACGGTTGAGCCTGAGGAATGGCAAAAAGAATTTGCAAggttgaaggaagaaaaaatagaaaaggagtAA